A stretch of Desulfobacter hydrogenophilus DNA encodes these proteins:
- a CDS encoding response regulator transcription factor, with amino-acid sequence MNRILVIDDDEELCELLSDYLTPEGFDIKAVQTPEEGLCLALSQAHDLVVLDVMLPGMSGFDTLRHIRAKSQIPVIMLTARGDDVDRIVGLEMGADDYLPKPFNPRELVARIRAVQRRFETRSDAEDIPRQSPSLEIGDVILNPGPRTVKIGEKPVSLTAVEFILLYELMKNAGNVVKRDVLSETVLGRKLDIFDRSIDVHVSSLRKKLGPKYQGIERIQSIRGLGYIYSLPV; translated from the coding sequence ATGAACCGTATTCTTGTGATCGATGATGATGAAGAGCTCTGTGAGCTGTTAAGCGATTATCTGACCCCTGAGGGATTTGATATCAAGGCGGTTCAGACCCCGGAAGAGGGGCTTTGCCTTGCCCTCAGCCAGGCCCATGATCTGGTGGTTTTAGATGTCATGCTGCCGGGGATGAGCGGGTTTGACACCCTGCGCCATATTCGTGCCAAATCTCAAATTCCCGTTATTATGCTCACAGCAAGAGGGGATGATGTCGATCGGATTGTAGGACTTGAGATGGGAGCAGACGACTATCTGCCCAAGCCTTTTAATCCCAGAGAGCTTGTGGCAAGAATCCGTGCTGTACAGCGGCGGTTTGAGACAAGATCAGACGCTGAAGATATCCCCCGGCAGAGTCCCTCACTTGAGATAGGAGATGTTATCCTCAATCCTGGACCCAGAACTGTGAAGATAGGTGAAAAACCCGTTTCGTTAACAGCCGTTGAATTCATACTTCTTTATGAACTCATGAAAAATGCCGGTAATGTGGTCAAACGCGATGTTCTTTCTGAAACGGTTCTGGGCAGGAAACTGGATATTTTTGACAGGAGCATTGATGTTCATGTGAGCAGTCTTCGGAAAAAACTGGGACCCAAATATCAGGGCATTGAGCGGATTCAAAGTATCCGTGGCCTAGGATATATCTACTCACTGCCGGTATAA
- a CDS encoding TolC family protein yields MMKDKKKEKIRMIRGSASLPWMTEQTVCLILIVLFVSLFFQGMAQASEIQKMSIVEAVELALKYNQDLKLAKNDVQYSKLTLEKEKNDYLPQVTGTVNTTLGQSGSNQNYHTLGAEVFTQLNLFKGFEDKASLESARYSLSSDEHTQTRQKQQVIYDTANAYIDAVQRLQEVEVAQENLTTNRQQEKVIKAFHEAGKVPATDLYQQQAETAKANFDFIAAENTLKVSKLQLAKSIGSTNLGEFDVEIPEITSVTMAPETDADRLIQTAFETRPDLFALEKSIFAKEANIKEAASGKYPSVDLNAGMGSSYDNRYDENFGHQFGDDNIDSYIGVSVSLPIFDRHLTRTRVNQAKIDKQSERLTLEKLKQQIREELGQAVADYQTACESILVSKSRLLYTNKALESIFQRYKMGAANLTELTQARSDQVEARNELIQAKMDEMQKIISIFFYKGDLGLSHLLKEKL; encoded by the coding sequence ATGATGAAGGATAAAAAAAAAGAAAAAATTCGGATGATACGAGGATCTGCGAGCCTTCCATGGATGACGGAACAAACTGTTTGTTTGATACTGATTGTTTTGTTTGTTTCTCTTTTTTTCCAGGGGATGGCCCAGGCCTCTGAAATTCAAAAAATGAGTATAGTTGAGGCGGTTGAGCTGGCACTAAAATACAACCAGGATTTGAAACTTGCAAAAAACGATGTTCAATACTCAAAACTTACCCTGGAAAAGGAAAAGAATGATTATCTGCCCCAGGTCACCGGTACCGTGAATACGACGCTCGGTCAATCCGGCTCAAACCAGAACTATCATACCCTGGGAGCAGAGGTTTTCACCCAACTCAATCTTTTCAAAGGATTCGAGGATAAAGCATCCCTTGAAAGTGCACGTTATAGCCTGTCGTCGGATGAGCACACACAGACCCGGCAAAAGCAGCAGGTAATCTATGATACAGCCAATGCATATATCGATGCTGTGCAACGACTCCAGGAAGTTGAAGTGGCCCAGGAGAATCTGACCACCAACCGCCAGCAGGAAAAAGTGATCAAAGCCTTCCATGAAGCCGGCAAAGTCCCAGCCACAGACCTTTACCAGCAACAGGCTGAAACGGCCAAAGCTAATTTTGATTTTATTGCTGCCGAAAATACCCTAAAGGTCAGCAAGCTCCAACTCGCAAAAAGTATCGGCAGTACAAATTTAGGCGAGTTTGACGTCGAGATACCCGAAATCACGAGCGTCACCATGGCACCGGAAACAGATGCCGATCGTCTGATCCAGACAGCCTTTGAAACCCGTCCAGATCTTTTTGCACTGGAGAAAAGCATTTTTGCCAAAGAAGCGAACATAAAGGAGGCGGCATCCGGCAAATACCCGTCAGTGGATCTTAATGCGGGCATGGGAAGCTCGTATGACAACCGGTATGATGAAAATTTTGGGCATCAGTTTGGCGACGATAATATAGATTCCTACATAGGGGTTTCAGTCTCCCTGCCCATTTTTGACAGACACCTTACCCGGACCCGGGTGAATCAGGCGAAAATCGACAAACAATCCGAACGTTTGACCCTCGAAAAATTAAAACAACAGATCCGTGAGGAACTGGGTCAGGCGGTTGCGGACTACCAAACAGCTTGTGAATCGATCCTCGTGTCCAAATCCAGACTGCTCTATACCAACAAGGCCTTGGAATCGATTTTTCAGCGGTACAAAATGGGTGCAGCCAATTTGACTGAATTAACCCAGGCCCGGTCGGATCAAGTGGAAGCCCGGAATGAATTGATCCAAGCGAAGATGGATGAAATGCAGAAAATCATTTCAATCTTTTTTTACAAAGGAGACCTTGGGTTGTCCCATCTTTTAAAGGAGAAATTATGA
- a CDS encoding efflux RND transporter periplasmic adaptor subunit → MMKVVRIGVTFLKLALMFAGILFIILIVHRSLVASSYQERPDTSQFRMEKIKRGSIENTVSCTGTLSAVGTVEVGTQVSGTINKVLVDYNDRVTKGQILAELDLDTFNAAVDAAAASVIKTSALYKQATADYERNKPLYEQGHLSAEEILVYKTEKETARAEFLSAQAVVKKEKINLRNAQIRSPINGVVLQRDIEEGQTVAASLSTPTLFIIAENLSNMEIEASVDESDIGMVNKGQKVTFTVQSYPDDLFYGTATQIQMNPTEISNVVTYTVIVAAPNMDGKLLPGMTATADFVVEKAENKLLVSNAALNFRRDGRNNNDDLGIYVLDGGTPKRILVTTGITDGTTSVIEGENLTSGISVIVGKNIEKTESSSGFLSKILPKLSGGRPGGGRGPRG, encoded by the coding sequence ATGATGAAAGTTGTACGAATAGGCGTAACCTTTTTAAAACTTGCCCTCATGTTCGCAGGCATTCTTTTTATTATACTTATCGTTCACCGGTCTTTGGTCGCTTCTTCATATCAAGAGAGACCGGATACATCCCAATTCCGGATGGAAAAAATTAAAAGGGGCAGTATAGAAAACACGGTCTCCTGTACCGGAACCCTTTCGGCTGTTGGCACCGTGGAAGTGGGCACACAGGTGTCGGGTACAATCAACAAAGTATTGGTCGATTATAATGACCGGGTGACAAAAGGACAAATCCTAGCTGAACTTGATCTGGATACGTTTAATGCAGCGGTGGATGCAGCCGCCGCTTCGGTTATCAAGACCAGCGCACTCTACAAACAGGCCACAGCCGATTATGAAAGAAATAAACCGTTGTACGAACAAGGACATCTCTCAGCCGAGGAGATCCTCGTCTATAAAACCGAAAAGGAGACGGCAAGAGCGGAGTTCCTATCTGCCCAGGCTGTTGTAAAAAAAGAAAAAATCAATCTCCGGAACGCCCAAATCAGATCTCCCATTAACGGTGTCGTCCTCCAACGGGATATCGAAGAGGGGCAAACGGTGGCAGCCAGTTTAAGTACACCAACCCTGTTCATTATTGCAGAAAATCTGTCGAATATGGAGATCGAAGCAAGCGTTGATGAAAGTGATATCGGGATGGTAAACAAGGGACAAAAGGTGACATTTACCGTTCAGTCCTATCCTGATGATCTCTTTTACGGAACCGCAACTCAAATACAGATGAATCCCACCGAAATTTCCAATGTCGTGACGTATACCGTGATTGTGGCTGCGCCAAACATGGATGGGAAACTGCTTCCGGGTATGACCGCCACAGCAGATTTTGTGGTGGAAAAGGCGGAAAACAAACTGCTGGTTTCAAATGCTGCCCTGAATTTCAGGCGTGATGGCCGCAATAACAATGATGATCTCGGCATCTATGTGCTTGATGGGGGCACCCCCAAACGGATTCTTGTTACCACGGGTATCACTGACGGCACGACTTCGGTGATAGAAGGTGAAAACCTAACTTCCGGAATTTCAGTCATTGTCGGAAAAAATATTGAGAAGACCGAAAGTTCCAGCGGTTTTTTGTCAAAAATTCTTCCAAAGCTCTCCGGAGGCCGCCCCGGAGGCGGTCGTGGGCCGAGAGGGTAG
- a CDS encoding ATP-binding cassette domain-containing protein produces METIQLKNIKKTFHLGGETVHALDGISLTVDRGDFLAIIGTSGSGKSTLMNIIGCLDQADHGEYFLED; encoded by the coding sequence ATGGAAACAATACAACTCAAAAATATCAAAAAGACCTTTCACCTGGGCGGAGAAACCGTCCATGCACTGGATGGCATCTCTCTGACCGTTGACAGGGGGGATTTTCTGGCCATAATTGGTACATCCGGATCAGGGAAATCCACCCTCATGAACATCATCGGCTGTCTGGATCAGGCCGATCATGGGGAATATTTTCTGGAGGATTAA
- a CDS encoding ABC transporter ATP-binding protein, producing the protein MDKNALADIRNQRIGFVFQGYNLLARTTALENVQLPLLYRRGKPINHPGKKAKEALDMVGLAQRIHHEPNQLSGGQQQRVAIARALVTDPAIILADEPTGNLDSRTTEEILALFQKLNDEGITIVLVTHEMDVAEHAKRVIDMRDGRIINDYETAHRQYASMETS; encoded by the coding sequence ATGGACAAGAACGCATTGGCCGACATTCGCAATCAAAGAATCGGCTTTGTGTTTCAAGGATACAACTTGCTTGCCAGAACAACAGCCCTGGAAAATGTGCAGTTGCCGCTGCTCTACAGAAGGGGAAAACCGATAAATCATCCGGGGAAAAAGGCAAAAGAGGCGCTTGATATGGTTGGCCTTGCACAACGAATTCACCACGAACCCAACCAGCTTTCAGGCGGGCAACAGCAACGGGTTGCCATTGCCAGAGCGTTGGTGACAGATCCTGCCATTATTCTCGCAGATGAACCCACGGGTAACCTGGACAGCCGAACCACAGAAGAGATCCTTGCCCTGTTTCAAAAGCTCAATGATGAAGGAATCACCATTGTTCTTGTAACCCATGAAATGGACGTGGCTGAGCATGCCAAACGTGTGATCGATATGAGGGACGGCCGCATCATAAACGATTATGAAACTGCACATCGACAATATGCGTCAATGGAAACGTCCTGA
- a CDS encoding ABC transporter permease produces the protein MKLRKFVISALRSITRNRMRSLLTMLGIIIGLASVIALVSLGKGSQADIESEISSLGTNLIMVRPGSTNAHGVRGGAGSKSALSMDDVTAISKSAEHIQYVSPLIKISSQIIAGNANWNSTIQGVATTYPMIRNYELARGSFFSQRDMKVKAKVAVLGQTIVDELFPGQNPVGSRIRIGAIPFKVIGILAEKGQSSTGDDQDDIVFVPSTTALYRMSDGKTVHDIMASATSESAMDQAKAEIASILRKNHRIATGDDDDFEIRDQAEIVSMATQVTGTLTMLLSAVACVSLLVGGIGIMNIMLVSVTERTREIGILIAVGARSSDILIQFLIEAVILSLSGGIIGVVTGIGIAFGLGKSMGTQVIVEPSMIIMSVGFTAAVGIFFGYYPARKASALNPIEAMRYE, from the coding sequence ATGAAATTAAGAAAGTTTGTTATCAGCGCCCTTAGAAGCATCACCCGGAACAGAATGAGAAGCCTGCTTACCATGTTAGGAATCATTATCGGTTTGGCTTCTGTTATCGCACTGGTTTCCCTGGGAAAAGGGTCCCAGGCAGATATTGAATCAGAGATCAGTTCCCTTGGAACGAATCTGATTATGGTTAGACCGGGCAGTACCAATGCCCACGGCGTGAGGGGGGGAGCCGGTAGTAAAAGTGCCCTGTCCATGGATGATGTTACGGCTATTTCTAAATCTGCTGAACATATCCAATATGTTTCGCCACTCATTAAGATTTCATCCCAAATCATTGCCGGTAACGCCAACTGGAATTCAACCATTCAAGGTGTGGCTACCACCTATCCCATGATTCGCAATTATGAACTAGCCCGGGGATCATTTTTTAGCCAGAGAGATATGAAGGTGAAGGCCAAGGTTGCGGTACTCGGGCAAACGATTGTGGATGAGCTTTTTCCCGGTCAAAATCCCGTGGGGTCCCGTATCCGTATCGGTGCCATCCCCTTTAAAGTCATAGGCATTCTCGCTGAAAAAGGCCAATCCTCCACGGGAGATGATCAGGATGATATTGTCTTTGTTCCATCCACAACCGCCCTTTATCGAATGAGTGACGGCAAAACCGTGCATGATATCATGGCCAGCGCCACTTCAGAATCGGCCATGGACCAGGCAAAGGCTGAAATCGCCAGCATTCTCAGAAAGAACCATCGCATCGCAACCGGTGATGATGATGATTTTGAAATCCGGGATCAGGCTGAAATTGTCAGCATGGCCACCCAGGTTACCGGTACCCTTACCATGCTGCTCAGTGCCGTCGCCTGTGTTTCCCTGCTGGTCGGTGGGATCGGTATTATGAATATCATGCTGGTTTCCGTAACCGAAAGAACCCGGGAAATAGGTATTCTCATTGCAGTTGGTGCCCGGAGCTCTGATATCCTGATTCAGTTCTTGATCGAAGCGGTCATCCTCAGTCTTTCAGGCGGGATAATCGGGGTCGTAACCGGGATCGGGATCGCCTTTGGATTGGGCAAAAGCATGGGTACCCAGGTGATTGTGGAACCATCTATGATCATCATGAGCGTTGGATTTACTGCGGCAGTTGGAATTTTCTTTGGTTATTATCCTGCAAGGAAGGCTTCAGCACTTAACCCAATAGAGGCGATGCGATACGAGTAA
- the efp gene encoding elongation factor P: MYLASDLRKGLKLEIDGDPHVIVGFEFKKPGKGQSLYKCKLKNMITGSQFERTYRSGDKFEKADLEETDMEYLYSDRDGWWFMNSTTYDQIMLTKEQIGENVDLLKENTVCTVLLHNQNPIGVTLPNFVVLRVTTTEPWAKGDTATGDTKPATVETGFAVQVPPFVNEDQLIKIDTRTRAYVERASE, encoded by the coding sequence ATGTATTTAGCCAGTGATTTGAGAAAAGGGCTTAAACTGGAGATTGACGGTGATCCCCATGTGATTGTCGGTTTTGAGTTTAAAAAGCCGGGCAAGGGGCAGTCCCTGTATAAGTGCAAACTTAAGAATATGATCACAGGTTCCCAGTTTGAACGTACCTATCGTTCCGGTGACAAATTTGAAAAGGCTGACCTGGAAGAAACCGATATGGAGTACCTTTATTCAGACCGGGATGGCTGGTGGTTTATGAATTCAACCACTTACGATCAGATCATGCTGACTAAGGAGCAAATCGGAGAGAACGTGGATCTGCTCAAAGAAAACACCGTGTGCACCGTGCTCCTGCATAACCAGAACCCCATTGGCGTCACACTTCCTAACTTTGTGGTTCTGCGGGTCACTACCACCGAACCCTGGGCCAAAGGCGATACTGCCACGGGCGACACCAAGCCGGCCACGGTCGAAACCGGGTTTGCCGTTCAGGTGCCTCCTTTTGTGAATGAAGATCAGTTGATTAAAATTGATACCCGGACCCGGGCATACGTTGAGCGTGCCAGCGAATAG
- the guaA gene encoding glutamine-hydrolyzing GMP synthase has product MIIVIDFGSQFNQLIARRVRENNVYCQVEPADISLEKLKELSPTGIILSGGPSSIYEENSPTIDAGIFDLNVPILGICYGMHYMVHTLGGTIKQAGKKEYGFAELRINPGNPLFKEMDDSFQCWMSHGDSAKTLPQGFEITAQTDNTPIAAIADYSRKLFGLQFHPEVEHSINGAAMIRHFLFDVCGCDQNWTMKSFSEGAIAQIKDAVGDKKVIMGLSGGVDSSVAATLIHKAVGKNLHCIFVDNGLLRLNEKAQLEVSLLANLDMNIKFVDAQEKFLTALAGVTDPEKKRKIIGKLFIEVFDAEAKKVEGAQFLGQGTLYPDIIESKSAFGGPTSIIKSHHNVGGLPEEMNLKLVEPLQLLFKDEVRKLGLELGINEGLVWRQPFPGPGLAIRILGDITKERLDVLRKADDILIQEIKQAGLYRKLWQSFAVLLPIKSVGVMGDKRTFANCVAIRAVTSNDAMTADWAKLPHDLLGKISNRIINEVDKVNRVVFDITSKPPGTIEWE; this is encoded by the coding sequence ATGATCATTGTTATTGACTTCGGATCCCAGTTTAACCAGCTGATTGCGCGGCGTGTCAGGGAAAATAATGTATACTGCCAGGTGGAACCGGCGGATATCTCCCTGGAAAAATTAAAAGAACTTTCCCCTACAGGCATCATTCTTTCCGGCGGGCCTTCATCTATTTATGAAGAAAACAGCCCGACCATAGACGCCGGTATTTTTGACTTGAACGTCCCCATTCTTGGTATCTGCTACGGCATGCACTACATGGTGCATACCCTTGGAGGCACCATTAAACAGGCGGGTAAAAAAGAGTATGGTTTTGCCGAACTGCGCATCAATCCAGGCAACCCGCTGTTCAAGGAGATGGATGACAGCTTTCAATGCTGGATGAGCCATGGCGATTCTGCAAAAACCCTGCCCCAAGGGTTTGAAATTACAGCGCAGACCGACAACACCCCCATTGCCGCCATTGCAGATTACTCAAGAAAGCTTTTTGGCCTGCAATTCCACCCGGAAGTGGAGCACTCCATTAACGGGGCTGCCATGATCCGCCATTTTCTTTTTGATGTCTGCGGATGCGATCAGAACTGGACCATGAAATCCTTTAGTGAAGGTGCCATTGCCCAGATCAAAGATGCGGTTGGAGACAAAAAAGTGATCATGGGCCTTTCCGGCGGGGTGGACTCCTCTGTTGCCGCCACCCTGATCCATAAAGCCGTGGGAAAAAACCTGCACTGCATTTTTGTGGATAACGGACTTTTACGCCTGAATGAAAAAGCGCAGCTTGAGGTCAGCCTTCTGGCCAATCTGGACATGAACATCAAATTTGTGGATGCCCAAGAAAAATTTTTAACCGCACTGGCCGGGGTTACGGACCCTGAAAAGAAAAGAAAGATCATCGGTAAACTTTTCATTGAAGTTTTTGACGCCGAGGCCAAAAAGGTTGAAGGTGCCCAGTTCCTTGGCCAAGGCACGTTGTATCCGGATATTATTGAATCCAAATCCGCTTTTGGCGGTCCCACGTCGATCATCAAATCCCACCACAATGTGGGGGGGCTGCCCGAAGAGATGAATCTCAAACTCGTTGAGCCGTTGCAGTTGCTGTTCAAGGATGAGGTCAGAAAACTTGGCCTTGAACTTGGTATCAACGAGGGTCTTGTCTGGCGCCAGCCCTTCCCCGGCCCAGGGCTTGCCATCCGCATCCTAGGGGATATTACCAAAGAGCGCCTTGATGTTCTTCGAAAGGCCGATGACATTCTTATCCAGGAAATCAAACAAGCCGGCCTTTACCGGAAACTGTGGCAGTCCTTTGCTGTGCTATTACCGATAAAAAGTGTCGGTGTCATGGGAGACAAGCGCACCTTTGCCAATTGTGTGGCTATTCGTGCGGTCACATCCAATGATGCCATGACAGCGGACTGGGCCAAACTACCCCACGATCTTCTGGGAAAAATTTCCAACCGGATTATCAATGAAGTGGACAAGGTTAACCGTGTGGTCTTTGACATCACCTCAAAACCCCCCGGCACCATTGAATGGGAATAA
- a CDS encoding SidJ-related pseudokinase gives MSLSPPSSARIREEHLLINHCLDFSAAYMGVKYISQHAADYPFTVTQHTLDALFSVFETARFKKAKQAFFLYHEAACTLVDMGREMENDIIRTIVPKLMSLLMKSSGNRLRALSQALGRLADNSPAQHSLSVPNNVMPLNIDLSHLAEKFTATGESLSADAQWTWKGRSLIVRAGIKILGVIKFATTQDNITEIHREAVWMEWFSKNFIESVNHVPKPICIQGRYLFSITDELPKGGPETLYRSVCIVFIPYPGYYEYPNLKGADWKQIQSSFFKSALALGRLSSQGVFHTALIPLFHNRVQQGRRNDNGRYLWEHAGRLDQWLNSSRFPNFAASGLRDFEHIACQAKPLDLEHYTGEYLLSFILVAGSCFRNKAPHRRGTDNTRPYVNTRDLFCPDLFESLLTGVCEHYFKGLTQSETFDPTPFNIPALVEILIEKMGFDEHMQETLRVQDQLAMDDEQFEKFLTDRGLSSIPAKGKEEIILFTGPHLGEFNQSISIPELIAFLFKFSAICVSTYFLKKGSSHI, from the coding sequence ATGAGCCTTTCCCCACCCTCCAGTGCACGGATCCGGGAAGAACACCTTCTTATTAATCATTGTCTGGACTTTTCTGCGGCGTATATGGGTGTCAAATATATTAGCCAGCATGCGGCTGACTATCCGTTCACTGTTACCCAACACACCCTGGATGCGCTGTTCTCTGTATTTGAAACCGCAAGGTTTAAAAAGGCCAAACAAGCCTTTTTTTTATATCATGAGGCCGCTTGCACCTTGGTGGACATGGGCAGGGAAATGGAGAACGATATTATCCGAACCATTGTGCCAAAACTGATGTCGCTTCTGATGAAAAGTTCAGGAAACCGGCTTCGTGCCCTAAGCCAGGCGCTTGGCCGGTTGGCAGACAATAGCCCGGCACAGCATAGTCTTTCTGTTCCCAACAACGTCATGCCGTTGAACATTGATCTTTCCCACCTTGCCGAAAAATTTACAGCCACAGGGGAAAGTTTGTCGGCCGATGCGCAATGGACCTGGAAGGGCAGAAGCCTGATTGTCCGGGCAGGAATAAAAATTCTGGGCGTAATCAAATTTGCCACAACCCAAGATAACATCACTGAAATACACCGGGAAGCGGTCTGGATGGAGTGGTTCTCCAAGAATTTTATAGAATCTGTAAACCATGTTCCAAAACCGATCTGTATCCAAGGCAGATACCTATTCAGCATCACGGATGAACTGCCCAAGGGTGGTCCCGAAACACTATACAGGTCTGTCTGCATCGTCTTCATCCCCTACCCGGGTTATTATGAATACCCCAATTTAAAAGGCGCGGATTGGAAACAAATTCAATCATCGTTTTTCAAATCGGCCCTTGCCTTGGGCAGACTGTCATCCCAGGGGGTTTTCCATACGGCGTTGATCCCTTTATTCCATAACCGGGTTCAGCAGGGCAGAAGAAACGACAATGGCAGATACTTGTGGGAACATGCCGGGCGTCTGGATCAGTGGTTGAACTCCAGCCGGTTCCCCAATTTTGCGGCATCCGGTTTGCGGGATTTTGAACACATTGCCTGCCAGGCAAAACCGTTAGACCTTGAACATTATACCGGAGAATACCTGCTCAGTTTTATTCTGGTGGCAGGTTCCTGCTTCAGGAACAAGGCACCGCACAGAAGGGGAACAGACAACACGCGCCCCTATGTGAACACCCGGGATCTTTTTTGTCCGGATCTGTTTGAATCGCTTTTGACAGGGGTGTGTGAACATTATTTCAAAGGCTTAACCCAATCTGAAACCTTTGATCCAACCCCATTTAATATCCCTGCGCTGGTTGAAATCCTCATTGAAAAAATGGGTTTTGATGAGCATATGCAAGAGACGTTAAGGGTACAGGATCAGTTAGCAATGGACGATGAGCAGTTTGAAAAATTCCTGACGGACCGAGGGCTTTCCAGTATACCGGCCAAAGGGAAAGAAGAGATTATACTTTTTACCGGTCCCCATCTTGGCGAATTCAATCAGTCCATCTCCATACCGGAACTCATTGCATTCCTTTTCAAATTTTCCGCAATCTGCGTATCGACCTATTTTTTAAAAAAAGGCTCATCTCACATATAA
- a CDS encoding lytic transglycosylase domain-containing protein, giving the protein MKRSLVFTVCLVMFAASLTLAAEEKSEPSKSERPSVKTHIPTLVEAVRFSGDIRLCGEKIPFTDPEVRERLEKEMMLAVWNRPQVMLWLKRAHRWFPHIESVLKQEKLPLDLKYLPIVESALLSHGESPKGAVGYWQFIKSTGKRYGLRIDSNVDERRNMFRATQAACRYLNDLYSRFGSYLLAMSAYNMGEYGLSNAMERQDTRDFFSLYLPLETQRYILKMVAVKLIMSYPEKYGFHLEPQDLYPVFTFSEIKLSPENVVPLSMIAKACEIPFKTVKDYNPQLRGYFLGQGTTTLLVPEGKHKDFQRKFAPLYKTLVKKQLSSKKYHVVKSGESLSAIARKYHISLYKLQKLNKLSKRHVIHPGDKLYVR; this is encoded by the coding sequence ATGAAACGATCTCTTGTTTTCACAGTTTGTCTGGTAATGTTTGCCGCAAGTTTAACACTGGCGGCAGAAGAAAAGTCAGAACCATCTAAATCCGAACGACCCAGTGTAAAGACCCACATTCCCACCTTGGTGGAAGCCGTTCGTTTTTCCGGTGATATTCGTCTTTGTGGGGAAAAAATACCTTTCACAGACCCCGAAGTCAGGGAGCGGCTTGAAAAAGAGATGATGCTGGCTGTATGGAACCGCCCCCAGGTGATGCTGTGGCTCAAAAGGGCACATCGGTGGTTTCCCCACATCGAAAGCGTTTTAAAGCAGGAAAAACTTCCCCTGGACTTGAAATATCTACCCATTGTGGAAAGTGCGCTCTTGTCCCATGGGGAATCCCCTAAAGGCGCGGTTGGATACTGGCAGTTTATTAAAAGCACAGGTAAAAGATATGGATTGCGCATTGATTCAAACGTCGATGAACGCCGGAATATGTTTCGCGCCACCCAGGCGGCCTGTCGATATCTTAACGATCTTTATTCTCGGTTCGGCTCATATCTGCTGGCCATGTCCGCATATAACATGGGGGAGTATGGTCTGAGCAATGCCATGGAACGTCAGGATACCCGGGATTTTTTTTCCCTTTATCTGCCCCTGGAGACCCAGCGATATATCCTGAAAATGGTTGCAGTTAAGTTGATTATGTCCTATCCGGAAAAGTATGGGTTTCATCTTGAGCCCCAGGATCTTTATCCGGTCTTTACGTTTTCTGAAATCAAACTTTCTCCAGAAAATGTTGTGCCTTTATCCATGATTGCCAAGGCCTGTGAAATTCCATTCAAAACCGTCAAGGATTATAACCCCCAGCTCCGGGGATATTTTCTGGGGCAAGGCACAACCACGCTCCTTGTGCCCGAGGGAAAGCATAAGGATTTTCAGAGAAAGTTTGCCCCCCTTTACAAGACTTTGGTTAAAAAGCAGTTATCTTCTAAGAAGTACCATGTGGTAAAATCCGGGGAAAGCCTTTCGGCCATTGCACGAAAATATCATATATCCCTGTACAAATTGCAGAAACTTAATAAGCTGTCAAAGAGACATGTCATTCATCCCGGGGATAAATTATATGTGAGATGA